The Brachybacterium huguangmaarense genome contains a region encoding:
- a CDS encoding glycoside hydrolase family 3 N-terminal domain-containing protein — MTSDTNPATQGAEALGADGADAGGAGTPGAGTGLAGTWDRDALGVLMAPIEGTTVPEWARGALEGGLASVILFGYNTPSPEAARDLAREIHGISAQALVSIDEEGGDVTRLQAGTGSSLPTAWALGQVDDTALTAEVGAALGGLLHACDLDLALSPVLDVSTDPANPVIGTRAFGATPDLVARHAEAFATGLRSAGVGTCGKHFPGHGATATDSHTDLPRIDLDEHAFRAEHLAPWAIAPRLDAVMTAHILVPALGEGPASISPWSAPLLRDVSRGGFDGLIVTDALDMAAVAADPGVGEAVVRAVEAGADLLCLGTSLRRDDLGMVREAHDALVGAVASGRIRREDLASRALRTREAAGALRRRRRLHGQGDLADALGTLARLGPRAAARAIDIRSAALDGTPVVVVDARGRVDHAARIRPVHLLEALTEKGIDATAAEAVSDLEDDRAVLVVTRLPRADPPEERRLQEVITARPDAIVVHIGVPDAAPAHRHLVLTLGGGLVPMRAAVEALLAAGRTAGATGGSA; from the coding sequence ATGACGAGCGACACGAACCCGGCCACGCAGGGCGCCGAGGCCCTCGGTGCCGACGGCGCCGATGCTGGGGGTGCCGGCACCCCCGGCGCCGGCACCGGGCTCGCCGGGACCTGGGACCGCGACGCCCTCGGCGTGCTGATGGCGCCGATCGAGGGCACGACCGTCCCGGAGTGGGCGCGCGGCGCCCTGGAGGGCGGCCTCGCCTCGGTCATCCTGTTCGGGTACAACACCCCGAGCCCCGAGGCCGCCCGGGACCTGGCGCGGGAGATCCACGGGATCTCCGCCCAGGCGCTCGTCTCGATCGACGAGGAGGGCGGCGACGTCACCCGTCTGCAGGCCGGGACCGGGTCGTCGCTGCCCACCGCCTGGGCGCTCGGCCAGGTCGACGACACGGCCCTCACGGCCGAGGTCGGGGCCGCCCTCGGTGGCCTGCTGCACGCATGCGACCTGGACCTGGCGCTGTCCCCGGTGCTCGACGTCTCGACCGACCCCGCCAATCCCGTGATCGGCACCCGCGCCTTCGGGGCGACGCCCGATCTCGTCGCCCGTCACGCCGAGGCCTTCGCGACCGGGCTGCGGTCGGCCGGCGTGGGCACGTGCGGCAAGCACTTCCCGGGGCACGGGGCGACCGCGACCGACTCCCACACCGACCTGCCCCGGATCGACCTGGACGAGCACGCCTTCCGCGCCGAGCACCTCGCGCCGTGGGCCATCGCCCCGCGGCTGGACGCGGTGATGACCGCGCACATCCTCGTGCCCGCCCTGGGCGAGGGGCCGGCGTCCATCTCCCCGTGGTCGGCCCCGCTGCTGCGGGACGTCTCCCGCGGCGGCTTCGACGGCCTGATCGTCACCGACGCGCTGGACATGGCCGCGGTCGCCGCCGATCCCGGCGTCGGCGAGGCCGTCGTCCGCGCCGTCGAGGCCGGCGCCGACCTGCTGTGCCTGGGCACATCCCTGCGTCGCGACGACCTGGGCATGGTGCGTGAGGCGCACGATGCTCTGGTCGGAGCGGTCGCGTCCGGCCGGATCCGTCGCGAGGACCTCGCCTCCCGGGCCCTGCGGACCCGTGAGGCGGCCGGCGCCCTGCGCCGACGACGCCGGCTGCACGGGCAGGGAGACCTCGCGGACGCCCTCGGCACGCTCGCGCGACTCGGGCCCCGGGCCGCCGCGAGGGCGATCGACATCCGCTCCGCGGCCCTGGACGGGACCCCCGTGGTCGTGGTCGACGCCCGCGGCCGCGTCGACCACGCCGCGAGGATCCGCCCCGTGCACCTGCTCGAGGCCCTCACCGAGAAGGGGATCGACGCCACCGCCGCCGAGGCGGTCTCGGACCTCGAAGACGACCGCGCGGTGCTCGTCGTGACCCGGCTGCCCCGCGCCGACCCGCCGGAGGAGCGGCGCCTCCAGGAGGTGATCACCGCCCGGCCCGACGCGATCGTGGTGCACATCGGGGTGCCGGACGCGGCTCCCGCCCATCGGCACCTCGTGCTCACCCTCGGCGGCGGCCTCGTGCCCATGCGCGCCGCGGTCGAGGCGCTGCTCGCCGCCGGCCGGACCGCCGGCGCCACGGGAGGTTCCGCGTGA
- a CDS encoding carbohydrate ABC transporter permease, with product MRSRSPLAKPAKALGVVVLIVVTLFPFYWMITTAVDPNPLARGGSVLPTGFTLEHFRFVLVDAGFLRYVKNSAIVAVATVLISALVALLASVAVARFRFRGRTGVLILVLMVQMVPLEALVIPLFIQAKSLHLLNSLAGLVVVYLAFSLPFAIWNLRGFVAAVPKELEEAAYVDGASWGRTFRSILLPLVGPGLVATSVFSFITAWDEFIFALTFMQESSKYTVGVGLRQFFTQNTADWGPVMAASTLIALPVVIFFVLVQKNLAKGLTQGAVKG from the coding sequence GTGAGGAGCCGCAGCCCGCTCGCGAAACCGGCCAAGGCGCTCGGCGTCGTCGTGCTGATCGTCGTGACCCTGTTCCCCTTCTACTGGATGATCACGACCGCGGTGGACCCGAACCCGCTCGCCCGCGGGGGCAGCGTGCTGCCCACCGGGTTCACCCTCGAACACTTCCGGTTCGTCCTCGTGGACGCCGGGTTCCTGCGGTACGTGAAGAACTCGGCGATCGTCGCGGTGGCCACGGTGCTGATCTCCGCGCTGGTCGCCCTGCTCGCCTCGGTCGCCGTCGCCCGCTTCCGCTTCCGCGGCCGCACCGGGGTGCTGATCCTGGTGCTCATGGTGCAGATGGTGCCGCTCGAGGCCCTCGTGATCCCGCTGTTCATCCAGGCCAAGTCGCTGCACCTGCTGAACTCCCTCGCGGGGCTGGTGGTCGTCTACCTGGCGTTCTCGCTGCCCTTCGCGATCTGGAACCTGCGCGGCTTCGTCGCGGCGGTGCCCAAGGAGCTCGAGGAGGCCGCCTACGTGGACGGCGCCAGCTGGGGCCGCACGTTCCGTTCGATCCTGCTGCCGCTCGTCGGCCCCGGACTCGTGGCGACCTCCGTGTTCAGCTTCATCACCGCGTGGGACGAGTTCATCTTCGCGCTCACCTTCATGCAGGAGAGCTCGAAGTACACCGTCGGGGTGGGCCTGCGGCAGTTCTTCACCCAGAACACCGCGGACTGGGGCCCGGTCATGGCGGCCTCGACCTTGATCGCCCTGCCCGTCGTGATCTTCTTCGTGCTCGTGCAGAAGAACCTGGCCAAGGGCCTCACCCAGGGCGCGGTCAAGGGATGA
- a CDS encoding carbohydrate ABC transporter permease, with protein MTDATPVPTGISGASSGGRPFERRQVPLGRRLARGAAPWALLAPGLILLAVLLLWPLVRVLMLSFQDYRLRNLVRGESNYIGIENYTKILTDGFLWKTVLPNTVGFAIVCVVVTIVVGIGVALFLNTLGTVWRSICTTVVMIAWAIPALSGTYVFVWLFDPLNGLVTNLMDSLGIMDAGSWNWFTNRWAFYGIALLNVVYHGFPFIAVTVLAAVIGVPLELYEAAALDGAGAWKRFVHVTLPGIRPVLAVCVILSTIWDFKVFTQIYLMPGGDGSNRQVMNLGVWSYSESFSQGMYGMGSAIAVLLTVVLLVVSVIYMRTLLKEEEL; from the coding sequence ATGACCGACGCGACCCCCGTCCCGACCGGGATCTCCGGCGCCTCGTCCGGCGGCCGGCCGTTCGAGCGCCGGCAGGTCCCGCTGGGGCGCCGCCTCGCCCGCGGCGCCGCGCCCTGGGCCCTGCTGGCCCCGGGGCTGATCCTGCTCGCGGTGCTGCTGCTGTGGCCCCTGGTGCGGGTGCTGATGCTGTCCTTCCAGGACTACCGGCTGCGGAACCTGGTGCGCGGCGAGTCCAACTACATCGGCATCGAGAACTACACCAAGATCCTCACCGACGGCTTCCTGTGGAAGACCGTGCTGCCCAACACCGTGGGCTTCGCGATCGTCTGCGTCGTGGTCACGATCGTCGTCGGGATCGGGGTCGCCCTGTTCCTGAACACGCTGGGCACCGTGTGGCGCAGCATCTGCACGACCGTGGTCATGATCGCCTGGGCGATCCCCGCGCTCTCGGGCACCTACGTGTTCGTGTGGCTGTTCGATCCGTTGAACGGCCTGGTCACGAACCTCATGGACAGCCTCGGGATCATGGATGCCGGATCCTGGAACTGGTTCACGAACCGATGGGCCTTCTACGGGATCGCGCTGCTCAACGTCGTCTACCACGGGTTCCCGTTCATCGCGGTGACCGTGCTCGCGGCCGTCATCGGGGTCCCGCTCGAGCTGTACGAGGCGGCGGCCCTCGACGGCGCCGGGGCGTGGAAGAGGTTCGTGCACGTGACCCTGCCCGGCATCCGACCGGTGCTCGCCGTGTGCGTCATCCTCTCGACCATCTGGGACTTCAAGGTCTTCACACAGATCTATCTGATGCCCGGCGGCGACGGGTCCAACAGACAGGTCATGAATCTGGGCGTGTGGTCCTACTCCGAGTCCTTCTCCCAGGGCATGTACGGCATGGGCTCCGCGATCGCGGTGCTGCTGACCGTCGTACTGCTGGTCGTCTCCGTGATCTACATGCGCACCCTGCTCAAGGAGGAGGAGCTGTGA
- a CDS encoding sugar ABC transporter substrate-binding protein: MITRRSLLAAGATGSAALTLAACGGGGSSTDPTDKDANEGKSLTLWIMQGTNAKTDEYIDAITTAFKDKTGADLTVEVQPWDGAHDKFVTAMSGGTGPDVAEVGTTWTPEFADAGGLDDLTDDIEKAGLKDGLVEGLVTAGTIDGKLYGMPWYAGVRAILADKKILEDAGVEGQPGSWDDLLGKIETLKAKNPDTIPFPVAGASSYSLTPFIWGAGGDLATESGGKWTATINSAESVEGISWYADLALKHDASTAAASTWLETDSLAAFQQGKVAMFITGSWVPATIKDDDPDLASRLVAYTIPAKDKAIAPSFLGGSHLCRFADTEEPELAFELIKLMATGDFATQWATDTNYFPGEQKALDAVIDQGDELTKVFAQQMTEGGTTVPVTPAWGQIEGKKTLTTLMSDVLGGTDPQKAADAAADEMNEIFGG, from the coding sequence ATGATCACACGCAGGAGCCTGCTCGCCGCGGGCGCGACGGGCAGCGCAGCCCTCACCCTGGCCGCGTGCGGCGGTGGGGGCAGCAGCACGGATCCCACCGACAAGGACGCCAACGAGGGCAAGTCCCTGACCCTGTGGATCATGCAGGGCACCAATGCCAAGACCGACGAGTACATCGACGCGATCACCACGGCGTTCAAGGACAAGACCGGAGCGGACCTGACCGTCGAGGTCCAGCCCTGGGACGGCGCGCACGACAAGTTCGTGACCGCCATGAGCGGCGGCACCGGCCCCGACGTCGCCGAGGTGGGCACCACCTGGACCCCCGAGTTCGCCGACGCGGGCGGCCTGGACGACCTGACCGACGACATCGAGAAGGCCGGGCTGAAGGACGGCCTGGTCGAGGGCCTGGTCACCGCCGGCACGATCGACGGCAAGCTCTACGGCATGCCCTGGTACGCCGGGGTCCGCGCGATCCTCGCCGACAAGAAGATCCTCGAGGACGCCGGGGTCGAGGGACAGCCCGGGAGCTGGGACGACCTGCTCGGCAAGATCGAGACGCTCAAGGCGAAGAACCCCGACACGATCCCGTTCCCCGTCGCCGGCGCCAGCTCCTACTCGCTGACCCCGTTCATCTGGGGCGCCGGCGGCGACCTGGCCACCGAGAGCGGCGGGAAGTGGACGGCGACCATCAACTCCGCCGAGTCCGTCGAGGGCATCAGCTGGTACGCGGACCTGGCGCTCAAGCACGACGCCTCGACCGCCGCCGCCTCGACCTGGCTCGAGACCGACTCCCTGGCCGCGTTCCAGCAGGGCAAGGTCGCCATGTTCATCACCGGCTCGTGGGTGCCCGCGACCATCAAGGACGACGACCCCGACCTCGCGAGCCGCCTGGTCGCGTACACCATCCCGGCCAAGGACAAGGCCATCGCCCCGTCGTTCCTGGGCGGCTCGCACCTGTGCCGATTCGCCGACACCGAGGAGCCCGAGCTCGCCTTCGAGCTCATCAAGCTCATGGCGACCGGCGACTTCGCCACCCAGTGGGCCACCGACACCAACTACTTCCCGGGCGAGCAGAAGGCCCTGGACGCGGTGATCGACCAGGGCGACGAGCTGACCAAGGTCTTCGCCCAGCAGATGACCGAGGGCGGCACGACCGTCCCCGTCACCCCGGCCTGGGGGCAGATCGAGGGCAAGAAGACCCTGACCACCCTCATGTCCGACGTGCTGGGCGGCACCGATCCGCAGAAGGCCGCCGACGCCGCCGCCGATGAGATGAACGAGATCTTCGGCGGATGA
- a CDS encoding MazG nucleotide pyrophosphohydrolase domain-containing protein gives MDIDTLRDEVEAVSALYAERHGIDRTGDWLLLKLNEEVGELTQAYLARAGQARDKGRAGAELDEDLRAELADVLAHVLLIAQRFGVDLSAAVDRKWLAWRRPAAR, from the coding sequence ATGGACATCGACACGCTCAGGGACGAGGTCGAGGCGGTGTCCGCTCTGTACGCCGAGCGGCACGGGATCGATCGCACCGGCGACTGGCTGCTGCTCAAGCTCAACGAGGAGGTCGGCGAGCTGACGCAGGCCTATCTCGCGCGGGCCGGCCAGGCGCGGGACAAGGGACGTGCGGGCGCCGAGCTCGACGAGGACCTGCGCGCGGAGCTGGCCGACGTGCTCGCCCACGTCCTGCTCATCGCGCAGCGCTTCGGCGTCGACCTCTCGGCGGCGGTCGACCGCAAGTGGCTCGCGTGGAGACGTCCGGCTGCTCGGTGA
- a CDS encoding ABC transporter ATP-binding protein produces the protein MTTTQSTPEGTGSRPGAAGEPGRSRRATGAGIGRADAAARTSSAGRPRDTRPVTDEAAVISASGLERRYGSHRHGHLAVAGIDLEIRRGELFALLGTNGAGKTSTLEVLEGLARPTGGSVRVFGADPYRDRGTVRPRQGLMLQSGGFPADLTAREALRMWCATLSTPRPLDAVLEEVDLSHRASTRISALSGGEVRRLDLACAVAGGPELLFLDEPTTGLDPESRTRTQELIARLRARGTTIVLTTHYLDEAEALADRIAIMHRGRIVRRGALAEVIAGHPAHLRFRLATGLAELPSLTGDVAIDGRDRIVVTTTALQDDLGRLLDWARSRGVALLDLDARAPSLESVFLSIAGSETYAPALTEGASA, from the coding sequence ATGACCACCACGCAGAGCACGCCGGAGGGCACCGGCTCCCGGCCCGGCGCCGCCGGTGAACCCGGCCGCAGCCGCCGCGCCACCGGAGCCGGCATCGGCCGGGCCGACGCCGCTGCCCGCACCTCCTCCGCGGGCCGACCGCGCGACACCCGTCCCGTGACCGACGAGGCCGCGGTCATCTCCGCCTCGGGGCTCGAGCGGCGCTACGGCTCGCACCGCCACGGCCACCTCGCCGTCGCTGGCATCGACCTCGAGATCCGGCGCGGTGAGCTGTTCGCGCTGCTCGGCACGAACGGCGCCGGCAAGACCTCGACCCTCGAGGTGCTCGAGGGCCTCGCCCGCCCCACCGGCGGCAGCGTGCGGGTGTTCGGCGCGGACCCCTACCGCGACCGGGGCACCGTGCGCCCGCGCCAGGGCCTCATGCTCCAGAGCGGCGGGTTCCCGGCCGACCTCACCGCCCGCGAGGCGCTGCGCATGTGGTGCGCGACGCTGAGCACCCCGCGCCCGCTCGATGCGGTGCTCGAGGAGGTCGACCTGTCGCATCGCGCCTCGACACGCATCTCCGCGCTGTCGGGAGGCGAGGTCCGCCGCCTCGACCTGGCCTGCGCGGTCGCGGGCGGCCCGGAGCTGCTGTTCCTCGACGAGCCCACCACGGGGCTCGACCCCGAGTCGCGCACCCGCACCCAGGAGCTCATCGCCCGTCTGCGGGCACGCGGCACGACGATCGTGCTGACCACCCACTACCTCGACGAGGCCGAGGCGCTCGCCGACCGGATCGCGATCATGCACCGCGGGCGCATCGTGCGCCGCGGGGCCCTCGCCGAGGTGATCGCCGGGCACCCCGCACACCTGCGCTTCCGTCTCGCCACCGGCCTCGCGGAGCTGCCGTCCCTGACGGGCGACGTCGCGATCGACGGACGCGACCGGATCGTCGTCACCACGACGGCGCTCCAGGACGACCTCGGTCGCCTGCTCGACTGGGCGAGGTCGCGTGGGGTCGCCCTCCTCGACCTCGATGCGCGGGCCCCGAGCCTCGAGTCCGTGTTCCTGTCCATCGCCGGGTCCGAGACCTACGCACCCGCGCTCACCGAAGGAGCCTCCGCATGA